One window from the genome of Nicotiana tomentosiformis chromosome 5, ASM39032v3, whole genome shotgun sequence encodes:
- the LOC138910806 gene encoding uncharacterized protein has translation EIDEDVTHRIGAGWMKWRLASGVLCDKKVLPKLKGKFYKVVVRPTMLYDAECWPVKIAHVQKMKVAEMRLLRWMCGHTRLDRIRNEVIRDKVGVTPIEDNMREARLRRFGHVKRRSTDAPVRRCERLTLEGLRRGRGRPKKRWGEVIRQDMAQLQLTEDMTLERKVWRSRIRAVE, from the coding sequence gagattgatgaagatgtcacgcatcgtattggggcgggatggatgaaatggagactcgcttccggtgttttatgtgacaagaaggtgctaCCAAAACTTAAGGGTAAATTCTAcaaagtggtggtcagaccaacgatgttgtatgacgctgagtgttggccagtcaagatcgctcatgtccagaagatgaaggtagcagagatgaggttgttgagatggatgtgcggccACACCAgattagataggatcagaaatgaggttattcgcgacaaggtgggtgtgacccctattgaggacaatATGCGAGAAGCGCGGCTTAGACGATTTGGTCATGTgaagaggaggagcacagacgccccggtgagaaggtgtgagaggttgacattggaaggcttacggagaggtagaggtaggccaaagaagaggtggggagaggtgattaggcaagacatggcgcagcttcagctgaccgaggacatgacccttgaaaggaaggtatggaggtcaaGGATTAGGgcagtagagtag